In Janthinobacterium sp. J1-1, a single genomic region encodes these proteins:
- a CDS encoding NAD(P)/FAD-dependent oxidoreductase, whose amino-acid sequence MSNDTHQHTVAAMLEQLEGALRAQDVDAAARLFEEDGYWRDLVLFTWNLKTLEGRAQIGAMLHAQLGAVQPVTIRIADGEQASEAGGVTQCWITVDTKVARGVGFIRIRDGQIWTLLTTMSELKGHEEAKNGRRPMGAEHGAHTNRTSWLEQREREAAELGYERQPYCVIIGGGQGGIALGARLRQLNVPTIIIEKNARPGDSWRKRYKSLCLHDPVWYDHMPYIPFPDNWPVFTPKDKVGDWLEMYTKVMELNYWGSTSCESASFDEASGEWTVKVVRDGQNVTLTPKQLVLATGMSGKANMPKFKGMDVFQGEQQHSSQHPGPDAYVGKKVVVIGANNSAHDICAALWEAGVDVTMVQRSSTHIVKSDSLMDLALGDLYSERALAAGMTTAKADLTFASIPYKILADFQIPVFKAIRERDADFYARLEEKGFMLDFGDDDSGLFMKYLRRGSGYYIDVGASELVAEGKIKLKSGVGVAELKEHSVVLSDGTELPADLVVYATGYGSMNGWAADLISPEVANKVGKVWGLGSATTKDPGPWEGEQRNMWKPTQQQALWFHGGNLHQSRHYSQYLSLQLKARMEGLDTPVYGQQQVHHLS is encoded by the coding sequence ATGAGCAACGATACCCATCAACACACGGTGGCCGCCATGCTGGAGCAGCTCGAAGGCGCCCTGCGCGCCCAGGACGTTGACGCCGCGGCCCGGCTGTTCGAAGAAGACGGCTACTGGCGCGACCTGGTGCTGTTTACATGGAATTTGAAAACCCTGGAAGGCCGGGCGCAGATCGGCGCCATGCTGCATGCCCAACTGGGCGCTGTCCAGCCGGTGACCATCCGCATCGCCGACGGCGAACAGGCGTCGGAGGCCGGCGGCGTCACGCAGTGCTGGATCACGGTGGACACCAAGGTGGCGCGCGGCGTGGGCTTTATCCGCATCCGCGACGGCCAGATCTGGACCCTGCTCACCACCATGAGCGAACTGAAGGGCCATGAGGAAGCCAAAAACGGGCGCCGGCCGATGGGCGCGGAACATGGCGCGCACACCAACCGCACCAGCTGGCTGGAGCAGCGCGAGCGCGAAGCGGCCGAACTGGGCTACGAACGCCAGCCGTATTGCGTGATCATCGGCGGCGGCCAGGGCGGCATCGCGCTCGGCGCGCGGCTGCGGCAGTTGAACGTGCCGACGATAATCATCGAAAAGAATGCCCGCCCCGGCGACAGCTGGCGCAAGCGCTACAAGTCCCTGTGCCTGCACGACCCGGTCTGGTACGACCATATGCCGTACATTCCGTTCCCCGACAACTGGCCCGTCTTCACGCCGAAGGACAAGGTCGGCGACTGGCTGGAAATGTACACCAAGGTGATGGAACTGAACTACTGGGGTTCGACCAGCTGCGAGTCGGCCAGCTTCGACGAGGCGAGCGGCGAGTGGACGGTGAAGGTGGTGCGCGATGGCCAGAACGTCACCTTGACGCCGAAGCAGCTGGTGCTGGCCACCGGCATGTCGGGCAAGGCCAATATGCCCAAGTTCAAGGGCATGGACGTGTTCCAGGGCGAGCAGCAGCATTCGTCGCAACACCCTGGACCGGACGCCTATGTCGGCAAGAAAGTGGTGGTCATCGGCGCCAACAATTCCGCGCACGATATCTGCGCCGCGCTGTGGGAAGCGGGGGTGGACGTGACCATGGTGCAGCGCTCGTCGACGCATATCGTGAAATCCGATTCGCTGATGGACCTGGCGCTGGGTGACCTGTATTCCGAACGGGCGCTGGCGGCCGGCATGACGACGGCGAAAGCCGACCTGACCTTTGCCTCGATCCCCTATAAAATCCTGGCCGACTTCCAGATCCCCGTGTTCAAGGCGATCCGCGAACGCGATGCGGATTTTTACGCGCGGCTGGAAGAAAAAGGCTTCATGCTCGATTTCGGCGACGACGACTCGGGCCTGTTCATGAAATACCTGCGGCGCGGCTCCGGCTACTACATCGACGTGGGCGCCTCCGAGCTGGTGGCCGAAGGCAAGATCAAGCTGAAAAGCGGCGTCGGCGTGGCCGAGCTGAAAGAACACTCGGTGGTGCTGAGCGACGGCACCGAACTGCCCGCCGACCTGGTGGTGTACGCCACCGGCTATGGTTCGATGAACGGCTGGGCGGCCGACCTGATCTCGCCCGAGGTCGCCAACAAGGTGGGCAAAGTGTGGGGACTGGGGTCGGCCACCACCAAGGACCCCGGCCCATGGGAAGGCGAACAGCGCAATATGTGGAAGCCGACGCAACAGCAGGCGCTGTGGTTCCATGGCGGTAACCTGCACCAGTCGCGCCATTATTCGCAGTATCTGTCGCTGCAGCTGAAAGCGCGGATGGAAGGACTGGACACGCCCGTGTACGGGCAGCAGCAGGTGCATCACTTGTCGTGA
- a CDS encoding Hsp70 family protein, with protein sequence MAKAKAPASCLVGIDLGTTNTVVAYADASDTSDGIRLFDIEQLLAPGEVGPRALLPSLRYHPADGELAQDELRLPWSTPDVAGVNNAVTGTLARVLGGQVPGRLVASAKSWLSHAQVDRHAAILPWGAADDVARVSPVAASASYLAYVRAAWDARFPDAPLARQELVLTIPASFDEGARALTLEAAKLAGLPALKLVEEPQAAFQDFLHRHRDDLHTQLAHTRRILVVDVGGGTTDFSLIDVAFDEKDAPQFTRSGVGNHLILGGDNMDLALAHLVETRMAAGAEGGMKLSAARLSQLMERCRAAKEVLLSQDAPEKATVTLLGSGSRLIGGTRSVELTREEVASMVVDGFFPLVQASDTARKGRAGIVEFGLPYAQDAAITRHLASFLQQHQGELPDTLLLNGGVFRADALARRLADTLEHWRGTPVTVLHNENPDVAVARGAVAHALARRGQAPRIAGGSPRSYFLVLGEGKEQRAVCILPRGANSGEEIRLSERRFALRLGRPVRFHLASSTGETGTPPQLGDIVDLKDGDFVRLPPLASVLHDPDHPNDKREITVQLATVMTEVGTLEVHCVAEEQAGLRWLLEFQLRGEEELEAGASAVAPRVKEAVDKIERIFGGKAQKVTPKEVRQLRQHLEQGLGGREGWDSTLLRQLFDALLQRNRGRRRSADHERVWLNLAGWCLRPGYGDALDPWRIEQLWPMFDSGVQHHKDSQVCAEWWTLWRRVTGGLDATQQLRLLDDFAFNLQADASQRSSRPVTLVNGSIDDMLRLGASLERIPGSYKAEVGAWLLKRLEKARGRTDAGDAHTLWALARVGARQPFHGSAHEVVDAETASQWLERLLALDWKKTEAAAFASAHIARMTGDRSRDIADAQRATIIARLKGIGAPETWVAMVREVVQLDEAATRRILGEALPPGLKLLA encoded by the coding sequence ATGGCCAAAGCCAAGGCTCCAGCTTCTTGCCTGGTCGGCATCGACCTGGGCACCACCAATACGGTGGTGGCGTATGCCGACGCCAGCGATACGTCAGACGGCATCAGGCTGTTCGACATCGAACAGCTGCTGGCACCGGGCGAAGTGGGGCCGCGCGCCCTGCTGCCTTCGCTGCGCTACCACCCGGCCGATGGCGAGCTGGCACAGGATGAATTGCGCCTGCCCTGGTCGACGCCGGACGTGGCCGGCGTGAACAACGCCGTCACCGGCACCCTGGCGCGCGTGCTGGGCGGGCAAGTGCCGGGCCGCCTGGTGGCCAGTGCCAAGAGCTGGCTGTCGCATGCGCAGGTCGACCGCCACGCAGCCATCCTGCCCTGGGGCGCCGCGGACGATGTCGCCCGGGTTTCACCGGTGGCGGCCAGCGCCAGCTACCTGGCCTATGTGCGCGCCGCCTGGGATGCACGCTTTCCCGACGCTCCCCTGGCGCGCCAGGAACTGGTGCTGACGATTCCCGCCTCGTTCGACGAAGGCGCCCGCGCGCTGACCCTGGAGGCGGCGAAGCTTGCCGGCCTTCCCGCGCTCAAGCTGGTGGAAGAACCGCAGGCGGCCTTTCAAGACTTCCTGCACCGCCACCGCGACGACCTGCACACGCAACTGGCGCACACGCGCCGCATCCTGGTGGTCGATGTGGGCGGCGGCACCACCGACTTCAGCCTGATCGATGTCGCGTTCGATGAGAAAGACGCGCCGCAATTTACGCGCAGCGGCGTCGGCAACCACCTGATACTCGGCGGCGACAATATGGACCTGGCGCTGGCGCATCTGGTGGAAACGCGGATGGCTGCCGGTGCCGAAGGCGGCATGAAGCTGTCGGCGGCGCGATTGTCGCAGCTAATGGAACGCTGCCGCGCCGCCAAGGAAGTGCTGTTGTCACAGGATGCACCTGAAAAAGCCACCGTCACCCTGCTGGGTTCAGGCTCGCGCCTGATTGGCGGCACGCGCTCGGTCGAGCTCACGCGCGAGGAGGTCGCCAGCATGGTGGTCGACGGCTTTTTCCCGCTGGTGCAAGCGTCCGACACGGCCAGGAAGGGCCGCGCCGGCATCGTCGAATTCGGCCTGCCGTATGCACAGGACGCGGCCATCACGCGCCATCTGGCCAGCTTTTTGCAGCAGCACCAGGGCGAACTGCCCGACACCCTGCTGCTGAACGGCGGCGTGTTCCGCGCCGACGCGCTGGCACGGCGCCTGGCCGACACTTTGGAGCACTGGCGCGGTACGCCAGTGACCGTACTGCACAACGAGAATCCCGACGTGGCCGTCGCGCGTGGCGCCGTCGCCCATGCGCTGGCCCGCCGTGGCCAGGCGCCGCGCATCGCCGGCGGCTCGCCGCGCAGCTATTTCCTGGTGCTCGGCGAGGGCAAGGAGCAGCGCGCCGTCTGCATTTTGCCGCGCGGTGCAAACAGCGGCGAGGAAATCCGCCTGAGCGAACGCCGCTTTGCGCTGCGCCTGGGCCGGCCCGTACGCTTTCACCTGGCCTCCTCGACCGGCGAAACGGGCACGCCGCCGCAGCTGGGCGATATCGTCGATTTGAAAGACGGCGATTTCGTGCGCCTGCCGCCGCTGGCCAGCGTGCTGCACGACCCGGACCATCCGAACGACAAGCGCGAAATCACGGTGCAGCTGGCCACCGTGATGACGGAAGTGGGCACCCTGGAAGTGCATTGCGTGGCCGAGGAACAGGCCGGCTTGCGCTGGCTGCTGGAGTTCCAGCTGCGCGGCGAGGAAGAGCTGGAAGCGGGAGCATCGGCCGTCGCGCCGCGCGTCAAGGAGGCGGTCGACAAGATCGAGCGCATCTTTGGCGGCAAGGCGCAAAAAGTGACGCCGAAGGAAGTGCGCCAGCTGCGCCAGCATCTGGAACAGGGCCTGGGCGGGCGCGAAGGCTGGGATTCCACCCTGCTGCGCCAGCTGTTCGACGCCCTGCTGCAGCGCAACCGGGGACGGCGCCGCTCCGCCGACCATGAGCGCGTGTGGCTGAACCTGGCCGGCTGGTGTTTGCGCCCCGGCTACGGCGACGCGCTCGACCCGTGGCGCATCGAGCAGCTGTGGCCCATGTTCGACAGCGGCGTGCAGCACCACAAGGACAGCCAGGTCTGCGCCGAATGGTGGACCCTGTGGCGCCGCGTCACCGGTGGCCTGGACGCCACCCAACAACTGCGATTGCTCGATGATTTCGCCTTCAACCTGCAGGCCGACGCCAGCCAGCGCAGCAGCCGACCCGTCACCCTGGTCAACGGCAGCATTGATGACATGCTGCGCCTGGGCGCCTCGCTGGAACGCATCCCCGGCAGCTACAAGGCCGAAGTGGGCGCCTGGTTATTGAAACGGCTGGAAAAAGCCAGAGGCCGGACGGACGCCGGCGACGCCCACACCCTGTGGGCCCTGGCCCGCGTCGGCGCGCGCCAGCCCTTCCACGGCAGCGCGCATGAAGTGGTGGATGCTGAAACGGCGTCGCAATGGCTGGAGCGGCTATTGGCGCTGGACTGGAAAAAAACTGAAGCGGCCGCCTTTGCCAGCGCCCATATCGCGCGCATGACCGGCGACCGCTCGCGCGATATCGCCGACGCCCAGCGCGCCACGATTATCGCCCGCCTGAAAGGCATCGGTGCGCCGGAGACCTGGGTCGCCATGGTGCGCGAAGTGGTGCAGCTGGACGAAGCTGCTACCCGCCGCATCTTGGGCGAAGCGCTGCCGCCGGGCTTGAAGCTGCTGGCGTGA
- a CDS encoding PIN domain-containing protein, with protein sequence MILFDTNIFIDMLGGCHQASIELNSYDEPAISAITYIELRAGEMVRPQDKPALDAVLSTFALLPIDWEITEQCIAIRGKSLITPPKIKLPDAIIGATAVRWNLALVTRNPIDFISLAIPVHIPYDYDSKAGVVSNVQRAYGSSTGPLFTLLK encoded by the coding sequence TTGATTCTCTTCGATACGAATATCTTCATCGATATGCTGGGTGGTTGCCACCAGGCTTCCATCGAGCTTAATTCGTATGACGAACCTGCCATCAGCGCGATTACCTACATTGAGCTGCGGGCCGGAGAAATGGTACGTCCTCAGGATAAGCCAGCGCTTGATGCGGTGCTCAGTACCTTTGCGCTGCTCCCGATTGATTGGGAAATCACCGAGCAGTGCATTGCCATCAGGGGCAAGAGCCTGATCACCCCACCGAAAATCAAGCTGCCCGACGCCATCATAGGCGCGACTGCGGTGCGTTGGAATCTTGCGCTGGTCACTCGCAATCCCATCGATTTCATCTCGCTCGCGATCCCGGTCCATATACCATATGACTATGACAGCAAGGCAGGTGTCGTATCGAACGTGCAGCGGGCATATGGCAGTTCGACGGGGCCACTTTTTACGCTGCTCAAGTAA
- a CDS encoding YceI family protein, producing MKKLLAFIAAAGFSLSAFAAPEVYVIDGSHTFPRFEYSHMGFSTQQSRFNNTTGKITLDRAAKTGSVEVLIDTKSVDTGSTLFNSHIQGEDFLDTAKFPVATYKSTKFNFSGDKLATVEGNLTLKGVTKPVTLTVTSFNCAPHPMLKKDACGANATAQIKRSEFNAGKYAPAVSDEVTLTFAIESVKE from the coding sequence ATGAAAAAACTGCTCGCCTTTATCGCCGCCGCCGGCTTCTCGCTGTCCGCTTTCGCCGCGCCGGAAGTGTATGTCATCGATGGCAGCCACACCTTCCCGCGTTTTGAATACAGCCACATGGGTTTCTCGACCCAGCAAAGCCGTTTCAATAACACCACCGGCAAGATCACCCTGGACCGCGCCGCCAAGACCGGTTCTGTCGAAGTGCTGATCGACACCAAATCGGTGGACACCGGCTCGACCCTGTTCAACTCGCACATCCAGGGCGAAGACTTCCTCGACACCGCCAAGTTCCCGGTCGCCACCTACAAGTCGACCAAGTTCAACTTCAGCGGCGACAAGCTGGCCACCGTCGAAGGCAACCTGACCCTGAAAGGCGTGACCAAGCCAGTCACCCTGACCGTGACCTCGTTCAACTGCGCACCGCACCCGATGCTGAAAAAAGACGCCTGCGGCGCCAACGCCACGGCCCAGATCAAGCGCTCGGAATTCAACGCCGGCAAATATGCGCCAGCCGTCAGCGATGAAGTGACCCTGACGTTTGCGATCGAATCGGTCAAAGAGTAA
- a CDS encoding AbrB/MazE/SpoVT family DNA-binding domain-containing protein — translation MELSIQKWGNSAAVRLPTELLGMLKVSLGDKLDVDVRPDGVFLKAKRPVFSLAELVAQCDGTAPEPADMAAWSAPKPVGRESW, via the coding sequence ATGGAGCTATCGATACAAAAATGGGGCAACAGCGCAGCCGTACGCTTGCCCACCGAACTATTGGGCATGCTGAAGGTATCGCTGGGAGACAAACTGGACGTCGATGTCCGACCGGACGGCGTCTTCCTGAAAGCCAAGCGCCCCGTATTTTCGCTGGCCGAGCTGGTCGCACAGTGTGATGGCACCGCCCCAGAACCGGCAGACATGGCGGCATGGAGCGCCCCGAAACCCGTGGGACGCGAGTCGTGGTAA
- a CDS encoding GAF domain-containing protein produces MPYVRQTSHLERVHDLIAGRRLNPGDDVARLASSYRRSLDDYRLDPASTTGPRILTSGELRAIQQAEEGFLRSTGQCLPRLHAMVREAGYCVILANAHGVTIDYVVDQEQRKHFKKAGLYPGSCWSENEEGTCGIASVLLDREAITVHKTDHFRAAFTSLTCSAAPIFSPHGELIGVLDASALASPDARDSQRLVKQLVRQSATVIEDGFFLKSYSHCCIVLAHRNRHFVEVQPEMLLAIDEHGDVVAANRCARQVIAGLGALPRPVNEVLEVRAERLFDARAGQNLMSLRLVGAGTWLHARVRAPVKTASLRSRLKSVKQAPDPDYTNEEAAERTRIVQAMTASKWRPLTAAAMLGVSRATLYRRLKHFRIVPPHKQ; encoded by the coding sequence ATGCCCTATGTGCGCCAGACCAGTCATCTCGAGCGGGTGCACGACCTGATCGCCGGCCGCCGGCTCAATCCCGGCGATGATGTGGCGCGCCTGGCCTCGTCCTACCGCCGCTCGCTCGACGACTACCGGCTCGATCCGGCCTCCACCACCGGCCCGCGCATCTTGACCAGCGGCGAGCTGCGCGCGATCCAGCAAGCCGAAGAAGGTTTTTTGCGCTCGACCGGCCAGTGCCTGCCGCGCCTGCACGCCATGGTGCGCGAAGCGGGCTACTGCGTGATCCTGGCCAATGCGCACGGCGTGACCATCGATTACGTGGTCGACCAGGAACAGCGCAAGCATTTCAAGAAGGCGGGCCTGTATCCGGGCTCGTGCTGGTCCGAGAACGAGGAAGGCACTTGCGGCATCGCCTCGGTGCTGCTGGACCGCGAAGCGATCACGGTGCACAAGACCGACCATTTCCGCGCCGCGTTCACCAGCCTGACCTGCAGCGCCGCGCCGATCTTTTCACCGCACGGCGAGTTGATCGGCGTGCTCGACGCGTCCGCCCTGGCCTCGCCCGACGCGCGCGACAGCCAGCGCCTGGTCAAGCAGCTGGTGCGGCAAAGCGCGACCGTGATCGAAGACGGCTTTTTCCTGAAATCGTACAGCCATTGCTGCATCGTGCTGGCGCACCGCAACCGCCATTTTGTCGAAGTGCAGCCGGAAATGCTGCTGGCCATCGACGAACACGGCGACGTGGTGGCGGCCAACCGCTGCGCGCGGCAAGTCATCGCGGGTCTCGGCGCCCTGCCCCGGCCGGTGAACGAAGTACTGGAAGTGCGCGCCGAACGGCTGTTCGATGCGCGCGCCGGCCAGAACCTGATGTCGTTGCGCCTGGTGGGCGCCGGTACATGGCTGCATGCGCGGGTACGCGCGCCGGTGAAAACAGCGTCCCTGCGCAGCCGCCTCAAAAGCGTTAAGCAAGCACCGGATCCCGACTACACAAACGAGGAAGCGGCCGAACGCACGCGCATCGTGCAGGCGATGACGGCATCGAAATGGCGGCCATTGACGGCGGCGGCCATGCTGGGCGTCTCGCGCGCCACCCTGTACCGGCGCCTGAAACACTTCCGGATCGTGCCGCCACACAAGCAGTAG
- a CDS encoding GFA family protein: MLNGGCLCGNIRYAAGAGAFHQSACHCSICRRASGAPFVAWFSVPRANFRWLQGQPATYVSSQHGQRSFCARCGTQLMFEDDRYPDEVDLTTCSLDEPGRFPPQSHIYTATQVEWVRLGDGLPRYAGSRDESSPK; this comes from the coding sequence ATGCTGAACGGAGGATGTTTGTGCGGAAATATCCGCTACGCAGCGGGCGCCGGCGCCTTTCACCAGAGCGCCTGCCACTGTTCCATCTGCCGCCGCGCTTCGGGCGCGCCGTTTGTCGCCTGGTTCAGCGTGCCGCGCGCCAACTTTCGCTGGCTGCAGGGCCAGCCCGCGACCTATGTTTCGAGCCAGCACGGCCAGCGCAGTTTTTGTGCGCGTTGCGGCACCCAGCTGATGTTCGAAGACGACCGTTATCCGGATGAAGTCGACCTGACCACCTGCAGCCTGGACGAACCGGGGCGGTTTCCGCCGCAGAGCCATATTTATACGGCGACGCAGGTGGAGTGGGTCAGGCTGGGGGATGGGTTGCCGAGGTATGCGGGGTCGCGCGACGAGAGTAGCCCAAAATGA
- a CDS encoding type II toxin-antitoxin system ChpB family toxin, producing MVKRTRFGRGDIVMVNLEPSEGREQRGTARPAIVLSTSVFNALGLVLVAPITQGGDFARHAGFATPLSGSGTQTQGVALINQIRMLDLEARGAKRIETAPEYVVDDALARLRAITD from the coding sequence GTGGTAAAGCGAACCAGATTTGGCCGGGGCGACATCGTCATGGTCAATCTTGAGCCAAGCGAAGGCCGCGAGCAACGCGGTACGGCACGCCCGGCGATTGTGCTGTCGACCAGTGTCTTCAATGCGCTGGGCCTGGTCCTCGTCGCGCCGATTACACAGGGCGGCGACTTTGCCCGCCATGCAGGCTTCGCCACGCCGTTGAGCGGTTCCGGCACTCAAACCCAGGGCGTGGCCCTGATCAACCAGATCCGCATGCTGGACCTGGAAGCGCGCGGCGCAAAGCGCATCGAAACCGCGCCTGAGTATGTGGTCGACGATGCGCTGGCACGGTTGCGGGCGATTACTGACTGA
- a CDS encoding PKD domain-containing protein, whose translation MQFLKKIAGLAGFCILTACGGGGGSDTPAPAVPVAAAPLINARPNANPGADQQVFVGDLVKLDGGASSDGNGDVLTYKWRLVSWPVASVAALASNNKVQSTFTADVAGVYTVELVVNDGKIDGLPENINILAESRNSSSSLGLLANGGPNQNVSVGASVSLDGGLSSDAKRRIITYNWTLIAKPANSTALLIDPAAKKTKFVADVAGLYGISFFINAGNEKSLPVNIFVTASSSVVGINFPPVANAGSDQAALTGTVIALDGGLSTDANGDSLSYLWNLQSKPVLSMTVLTTPTNKTSKFTADVAGIYELALVVNDGKSNSKTDVINVVVRPRGVVDIVDTGKYKCSNISKEQALSLFAQGHTYLDRDHDGRPCETNDILNEYAIAPIAPSTPNTAGNKCYVSGYFRKNGTYVKGYTRSC comes from the coding sequence ATGCAATTTCTGAAGAAAATAGCCGGGCTGGCTGGCTTCTGTATTCTGACCGCTTGCGGTGGTGGCGGTGGCAGTGATACACCAGCCCCTGCGGTACCCGTTGCAGCAGCACCACTTATCAATGCCAGGCCAAATGCAAACCCTGGCGCAGACCAGCAGGTTTTCGTGGGGGATTTGGTAAAGCTTGATGGCGGCGCCAGTTCGGATGGGAATGGGGATGTCTTAACGTACAAGTGGAGGCTTGTCTCATGGCCTGTTGCCAGTGTCGCTGCCTTGGCATCCAATAACAAGGTTCAGTCCACATTTACTGCCGATGTCGCTGGCGTTTATACAGTTGAACTGGTTGTGAATGATGGGAAAATTGATGGTTTGCCAGAAAATATTAATATCTTGGCAGAGTCAAGAAATTCAAGTTCAAGTCTTGGCCTGCTTGCGAATGGCGGACCCAATCAGAATGTCTCAGTCGGAGCGTCTGTAAGCCTGGACGGTGGTCTGAGTTCAGATGCTAAAAGGCGTATAATTACTTATAATTGGACTTTAATCGCCAAGCCTGCCAATAGTACGGCACTTCTGATAGATCCGGCGGCAAAAAAAACTAAATTCGTTGCAGATGTGGCAGGATTGTATGGGATATCATTTTTTATAAATGCAGGAAATGAAAAAAGCTTGCCGGTCAATATTTTTGTTACCGCTTCATCCAGCGTAGTTGGAATTAATTTCCCACCGGTTGCAAATGCAGGCTCGGATCAGGCAGCACTGACAGGCACGGTCATCGCACTTGATGGAGGGCTGAGTACGGATGCAAATGGCGATTCCTTGTCTTATTTGTGGAACCTGCAGTCCAAGCCTGTATTGAGTATGACCGTACTTACGACGCCAACAAATAAAACATCAAAATTCACTGCAGATGTTGCAGGTATTTATGAACTTGCGCTCGTTGTTAATGATGGAAAATCAAATAGCAAAACCGATGTCATCAACGTGGTAGTGCGGCCGCGCGGGGTGGTTGATATTGTTGATACAGGTAAGTATAAATGTTCCAATATAAGCAAGGAGCAAGCTTTGTCACTATTCGCGCAAGGACACACCTATCTTGATAGGGATCATGATGGAAGGCCATGCGAAACAAATGATATTTTGAATGAATACGCAATTGCGCCAATTGCGCCGAGTACACCTAATACTGCTGGAAATAAATGCTATGTTTCAGGGTATTTTAGAAAAAATGGAACTTACGTGAAAGGCTATACCCGTAGTTGTTAA
- a CDS encoding CHASE2 domain-containing protein: protein MNVDDHAAPPPPPRLSLGKRLLWPFVQVGHAFKLTGTHLLHHIIGATLIASVMLMLEGFHVLEWLDAAMLRASAEHGQIVRERTDQGAQYRPGIIEIDQPAFEQVFDEREPLERSRLEQLIASAAARGSKVLAIDLDLAPAVYEQHKAGERPLDRLLDQLAQGGQQLVLILPEQSDQNANLPWIRERCAAGLHFASARIRERMGAVTRIEVKSPVLAAVAFELAHGVKEQEQQQPIPAVLSEQKEVVALADRVCQLATRTSSEKELARWAFEPVIHGDAKDAKEQNAVTAPFHPTAVAPEFLDPTRTRVKLIDGKAGVDDKALRKNVVYIGSTYDVRDRYTTAEGEQASLHLHAASHTSLGIGTADVNKYAVFAGDIVLGILLGCLFGGLWTLYGRAELAIDKRMEDHDIGKLHQMGTLAEFYGIRLILAVVWASPVLIGVLAVYLSHGLLEQGWWVNPGPLIVGMFLHAMSLRDEAHHPHEEVPGLNVWAQLRRTHPGIVLVQAPLAVVLFIIAVI, encoded by the coding sequence ATGAACGTCGACGACCACGCCGCACCGCCGCCGCCGCCAAGGCTGAGTTTGGGAAAACGCCTGCTCTGGCCCTTCGTGCAAGTGGGCCATGCCTTCAAGCTGACGGGCACGCATTTGCTGCACCATATTATCGGCGCGACCCTGATCGCCTCCGTGATGCTGATGCTGGAAGGTTTTCATGTGCTCGAATGGCTCGACGCCGCCATGCTGCGCGCCAGCGCCGAACACGGACAGATCGTGCGCGAACGCACCGACCAGGGTGCGCAGTACCGGCCCGGCATTATCGAGATCGACCAGCCCGCGTTCGAGCAAGTATTCGACGAGCGCGAACCTTTGGAACGATCGCGCCTGGAGCAGCTGATCGCCAGCGCGGCCGCGCGCGGCAGCAAGGTGCTGGCCATCGACCTGGACCTGGCACCGGCCGTGTATGAGCAGCACAAGGCAGGCGAACGCCCGCTCGACCGCCTGCTCGATCAACTCGCCCAAGGCGGCCAGCAATTGGTGCTGATCCTGCCCGAACAGTCGGACCAGAACGCCAACCTGCCATGGATACGCGAACGCTGCGCCGCCGGCCTGCATTTCGCCAGCGCCCGCATCCGCGAGCGCATGGGCGCCGTCACGCGCATCGAAGTGAAAAGCCCGGTGCTGGCCGCCGTCGCCTTCGAGCTGGCGCACGGCGTCAAGGAGCAGGAACAACAACAGCCGATTCCGGCCGTGCTGTCCGAGCAAAAGGAAGTGGTGGCCCTGGCCGACCGCGTATGCCAGCTGGCCACGCGCACCAGCAGTGAAAAGGAGCTTGCCCGCTGGGCGTTCGAGCCGGTGATCCATGGCGACGCCAAGGATGCCAAGGAACAGAACGCCGTCACCGCGCCCTTCCACCCGACCGCCGTGGCGCCGGAATTCCTCGACCCCACGCGCACGCGCGTCAAACTGATCGATGGCAAGGCCGGCGTGGACGACAAGGCCCTGCGCAAGAACGTGGTGTATATCGGCAGCACCTATGACGTGCGCGACCGCTATACCACGGCCGAAGGCGAACAGGCCAGCCTGCACCTGCATGCGGCGTCGCACACCTCGCTGGGCATCGGCACGGCCGACGTCAACAAATATGCTGTATTTGCTGGCGATATCGTGCTGGGCATCCTGCTTGGTTGCCTGTTCGGCGGCCTGTGGACCTTGTATGGCCGCGCCGAACTGGCGATCGACAAGCGCATGGAAGACCATGACATCGGCAAGCTGCACCAGATGGGTACCCTGGCCGAGTTCTACGGCATCCGCCTGATCCTGGCCGTGGTGTGGGCCTCGCCCGTGCTGATCGGCGTGCTGGCCGTCTACCTGTCGCACGGCTTGCTGGAGCAGGGCTGGTGGGTCAATCCCGGCCCGTTAATTGTTGGCATGTTCCTGCACGCCATGTCGCTGCGCGACGAAGCGCACCACCCGCACGAAGAAGTGCCGGGCCTGAACGTGTGGGCCCAATTGCGCCGCACGCATCCTGGCATCGTGCTGGTGCAGGCGCCGCTGGCGGTGGTGTTGTTTATCATCGCCGTGATCTAG